From Polynucleobacter difficilis, a single genomic window includes:
- a CDS encoding glycerate kinase type-2 family protein: MAHSEEKILKDTFAAALAVAEPKHIVPECLARIFPAGSEPKGRCLVIGAGKASAAMATALESHAASHWPDAQLEGIVLTRYGHASPTKYITIVEAGHPVPDQAGMDGAAQMMRRVGELKAGDILIALVSGGGSSLLTLPQAGITIGDMRQTTEALLRSGAPIEEMNIVRKHLSAILGGNVARLAIARGARVEALLISDVTGDSPADIASGPCAADYSTYEDACAILAKYNLGSDLIPASVLAHLEKGRNGLIPETLKELDLVNQPVRNHVIATAHRSLEAAAECVRQFGYTPFILGDTITGEAKDVALVHAGLAREALTHGQWGALPMALISGGECTVTLPAGVKGRGGRCSEFLLSLFAATPDLGGIAALAADTDGIDGSEKNAGAWFTPATRKRARDEHKRAGQYLAAHDCYGFFSELDALVQTGPTLTNVNDFRIILLPAGLRAKP; the protein is encoded by the coding sequence ATGGCCCACTCAGAAGAAAAGATACTGAAAGACACCTTTGCAGCTGCACTTGCGGTTGCGGAGCCTAAGCACATCGTGCCCGAGTGCTTGGCGCGTATTTTTCCAGCGGGTAGCGAGCCCAAAGGGCGCTGCTTGGTAATTGGTGCTGGAAAGGCCAGCGCTGCCATGGCTACTGCACTCGAGTCGCATGCTGCGAGCCATTGGCCTGATGCGCAGCTTGAGGGCATTGTGTTGACACGCTATGGTCACGCCTCTCCTACAAAATACATCACGATTGTTGAGGCAGGTCATCCTGTCCCCGATCAGGCCGGAATGGATGGTGCTGCCCAGATGATGCGCCGCGTTGGCGAGCTCAAAGCAGGTGACATTTTGATTGCCCTCGTCTCTGGTGGCGGGTCCAGTTTGCTGACGCTGCCACAGGCTGGAATCACCATTGGTGATATGCGCCAGACTACCGAAGCCTTATTGCGAAGTGGTGCGCCGATCGAAGAAATGAACATCGTACGTAAACACCTATCTGCTATTTTGGGTGGCAATGTCGCGCGCCTTGCGATTGCGCGGGGTGCTCGTGTTGAGGCCTTGTTGATTTCCGATGTCACGGGCGATTCGCCGGCGGACATCGCGAGCGGACCCTGCGCCGCAGACTATTCCACCTATGAAGATGCGTGTGCGATTTTGGCTAAATACAACCTCGGGTCTGATCTCATTCCTGCCAGTGTATTAGCGCACCTCGAAAAAGGGCGCAACGGACTCATTCCAGAAACCCTAAAAGAGCTTGATTTAGTAAACCAGCCGGTTCGCAATCACGTGATTGCTACAGCCCATCGCAGCCTAGAGGCTGCAGCTGAGTGTGTGCGCCAGTTTGGTTACACCCCATTTATCTTGGGCGACACCATTACGGGAGAAGCAAAAGACGTTGCCTTAGTGCATGCGGGATTAGCCAGAGAGGCTCTGACCCATGGGCAATGGGGCGCCTTGCCAATGGCTTTGATTTCAGGGGGTGAGTGCACAGTGACTTTGCCTGCTGGCGTTAAAGGCCGCGGCGGGCGTTGCAGTGAATTCTTACTATCGCTGTTTGCAGCTACACCCGATCTCGGTGGCATTGCAGCGCTGGCTGCTGATACCGACGGCATCGATGGCAGTGAAAAAAATGCCGGTGCTTGGTTTACTCCTGCTACACGCAAACGCGCCCGGGATGAGCATAAACGCGCTGGACAGTATTTAGCGGCGCACGATTGCTATGGATTTTTTAGTGAGCTGGACGCCTTGGTGCAAACGGGCCCAACGTTAACGAATGTGAACGACTTCCGCATTATTTTATTGCCCGCTGGATTGAGAGCAAAACCATGA
- a CDS encoding ABCB family ABC transporter ATP-binding protein/permease encodes MRPSSHHAAADSAGTPKANAFTRGDWRVIRDLLPYLLEHKIRVALALSCLIAAKFANLGIPILLKDLIDTLNVKVDSAQALMLIPVGLILAYGALRVSASLFNELREALFARVTQNAVRKVALQVFNHLHSLALSFHLARQTGGVSRDIERGTRGIQSLISYSLYSILPTLIEFCLVLGYLAYAYDIWFAVITFVALVLYIIFTVVVTEWRTHFRRTMNDMDSKANQRAIDSLLNFETVKYFGNEQFESRRYDENLVRYQTAAIQSQKSLAVLNLGQQIIIAIGLVLILWRATIGVSNGTMTLGDLVLVNTLMIQLYIPLNFLGVIYREIKQAITDMDRMFSLLSTDREVADKPNAPPLHIADYQTGPEVCFEHVSFHYEKKREILKDISFTIPAGTITAVVGQSGAGKSTLARLLFRFYDIQSGRIDIDGQPIDAVQQASLRSAIGIVPQDTVLFNDTIGYNIAYGKPGSSMEEVQAAARAAQIDGFIQRLPDGYNTQVGERGLKLSGGEKQRVAIARTLLKKPAMLIFDEATSALDSKTERAIQEELLNLARNRTTLIIAHRLSTITHADQILVMEQGQIIERGTHAQLLEARGRYAEMWQMQERNAVY; translated from the coding sequence ATGAGACCCAGTTCACACCACGCAGCAGCTGATTCTGCCGGCACCCCAAAAGCAAACGCTTTTACCCGGGGTGACTGGCGCGTCATTCGCGATTTACTGCCCTATTTACTCGAGCACAAGATACGCGTGGCATTGGCGCTGTCGTGTTTGATTGCGGCTAAATTTGCGAACTTGGGTATTCCGATCCTCTTAAAGGATTTGATTGACACACTCAATGTAAAAGTGGATTCAGCGCAGGCCTTGATGTTGATTCCCGTGGGTTTGATTCTGGCATATGGGGCTTTGCGCGTATCTGCTTCTTTGTTTAACGAACTGCGTGAGGCCTTGTTTGCGCGAGTGACCCAAAATGCTGTCCGCAAGGTGGCATTACAGGTCTTTAACCATTTGCATTCTCTAGCGCTGAGCTTTCATTTGGCGCGTCAAACGGGTGGCGTGAGTCGTGATATTGAGCGCGGCACCCGCGGCATCCAGTCGCTAATTTCATATTCGCTGTACAGCATTCTCCCAACCCTGATTGAGTTTTGCTTGGTGCTTGGTTACTTAGCCTATGCCTATGACATTTGGTTTGCCGTCATCACCTTTGTAGCTTTAGTGCTCTACATTATTTTTACCGTCGTGGTGACCGAGTGGCGTACGCATTTTAGAAGAACCATGAATGACATGGACTCGAAGGCAAATCAAAGGGCTATCGATTCTTTATTGAATTTTGAGACCGTGAAGTATTTTGGTAATGAGCAGTTTGAATCGCGTCGCTATGATGAAAATTTAGTGCGCTACCAAACCGCAGCCATCCAGTCCCAAAAGTCTTTGGCGGTTTTGAATTTAGGCCAGCAAATCATCATTGCCATTGGCCTCGTGTTGATTCTGTGGCGGGCTACGATTGGTGTTAGCAATGGCACGATGACCTTGGGCGATCTCGTGCTGGTCAACACACTGATGATTCAGTTGTACATTCCTTTGAATTTCTTGGGCGTGATTTATCGGGAGATCAAGCAAGCTATTACTGATATGGATCGTATGTTTAGCTTATTGAGCACCGATCGGGAGGTAGCTGATAAGCCCAATGCCCCGCCGCTCCATATTGCCGATTACCAGACCGGCCCCGAAGTCTGTTTTGAACATGTGTCGTTTCATTATGAAAAAAAGCGGGAGATTTTGAAGGACATTAGCTTTACGATTCCGGCGGGGACGATCACAGCGGTCGTTGGTCAAAGTGGGGCGGGCAAGAGCACCTTAGCCCGTTTGTTGTTTCGGTTTTACGATATTCAAAGCGGCCGTATCGACATCGATGGGCAACCCATTGATGCGGTTCAGCAAGCGAGTTTGCGCAGTGCGATTGGCATCGTGCCACAAGACACGGTTTTATTTAATGACACCATCGGCTATAACATTGCCTACGGCAAACCAGGATCTTCGATGGAAGAGGTGCAAGCTGCTGCAAGGGCAGCGCAAATTGATGGTTTCATTCAGCGCTTACCGGATGGGTATAACACCCAGGTGGGTGAGCGTGGATTGAAGTTATCGGGCGGTGAGAAGCAGCGGGTTGCGATTGCTCGAACATTGCTTAAAAAACCAGCCATGTTGATTTTTGATGAGGCTACTTCAGCCCTCGATTCCAAGACAGAGCGGGCAATTCAGGAAGAGTTGCTCAATTTGGCGCGTAATCGAACTACCTTGATTATTGCCCACCGACTCTCTACCATTACCCATGCCGATCAAATTTTGGTGATGGAGCAGGGGCAGATCATTGAGCGTGGCACCCATGCCCAGTTACTGGAAGCCCGTGGCCGGTACGCGGAAATGTGGCAAATGCAAGAACGGAACGCAGTTTATTAG
- the nudB gene encoding dihydroneopterin triphosphate diphosphatase has translation MSIIDAGNVRVKIPISVLVVIHNAEGEVLLIERADRPGFWQSVTGSLDFPDEPTREAAIREVSEETGIDITALPADALHDMQHAVDYVIYPDWRYRYAPGVTSNREHWFSLLVPSNTAVRLAPREHTAFEWLPFAEAAKRCFSESNTAAILRLQAQHAAK, from the coding sequence ATGAGCATCATAGATGCCGGTAATGTTCGAGTGAAAATCCCCATTTCAGTATTGGTCGTGATTCACAATGCGGAGGGTGAGGTTTTACTGATTGAGCGCGCTGATCGGCCTGGATTTTGGCAGTCGGTGACCGGCAGTCTTGATTTTCCGGACGAGCCTACGCGTGAAGCGGCAATACGCGAGGTATCTGAGGAGACGGGCATTGATATCACTGCATTGCCAGCGGATGCTCTTCACGATATGCAGCACGCCGTCGATTATGTGATCTACCCGGATTGGCGTTATCGCTATGCGCCCGGTGTGACGAGCAATCGCGAGCATTGGTTCTCACTCTTGGTTCCTAGCAATACCGCGGTGCGCTTAGCACCACGAGAGCACACCGCGTTTGAGTGGTTACCCTTTGCCGAAGCGGCAAAACGGTGTTTCTCGGAAAGTAATACTGCAGCGATCCTACGCTTACAAGCCCAGCATGCAGCAAAGTAG
- a CDS encoding FkbM family methyltransferase yields the protein MKTILSQYVNFQSKTIYNNKVPPALEQECVKSFFNGKTNGVFVDVGANDPFIESQSFHLEQMGWNGLLIEPLPNMCALLREHRTSTVVPYACSSIGNHKKILPLISFGVCSTLESKLIHTNKVKQDVIYIETRTLDSILEENNIQANFDLLSIDVEGHEIELFKGFDIQRWKPKLVLLEDHVTSQDKHKFMTANGYEFLLRTGLNSWYVQNTKDYSISLKSKFEFIRKYYLGILFRKLRIK from the coding sequence ATGAAAACTATTCTCAGTCAGTATGTCAATTTTCAAAGTAAAACGATCTACAACAATAAGGTTCCGCCCGCGCTTGAGCAGGAATGTGTTAAATCATTCTTTAATGGCAAGACAAATGGTGTTTTCGTTGATGTTGGAGCAAATGATCCATTTATAGAATCACAATCTTTTCATTTGGAGCAAATGGGGTGGAACGGCCTTTTAATTGAGCCACTGCCTAATATGTGTGCGCTTTTAAGAGAGCACAGAACCTCTACTGTTGTGCCATATGCATGCTCGAGTATAGGTAATCATAAAAAAATCCTACCCTTAATATCGTTTGGCGTCTGCTCAACCTTGGAGAGTAAATTAATTCATACGAACAAGGTGAAGCAAGATGTAATTTACATTGAAACTAGAACCCTTGATTCAATATTGGAAGAGAATAATATCCAGGCTAATTTCGATCTACTATCCATCGATGTTGAAGGCCATGAAATTGAATTGTTTAAAGGATTTGACATTCAACGGTGGAAACCTAAATTGGTGCTTCTGGAGGACCATGTCACCTCACAGGATAAGCATAAGTTCATGACTGCTAATGGCTATGAATTTTTGCTAAGAACGGGATTAAATAGCTGGTATGTACAAAATACAAAAGACTATTCTATCTCTTTGAAATCTAAATTTGAATTTATACGAAAATACTATCTTGGAATTTTATTTAGAAAACTTCGCATTAAATGA
- the aspS gene encoding aspartate--tRNA ligase, protein MSMRSHACGQVTEKLIGTEVTLAGWVNRRRDHGGVIFIDLRDREGFVQVVCDPDRADMFALAEQVRNEFCIQIKGLVRARPAGTENADLVSGKVEILCHELVILNASVTPPFQLDDENLSETTRLTHRVLDLRRPQMQKNLRLRYNVAMETRRYLDAAGFIDIETPMLTKSTPEGARDYLVPSRVHDGQFFALPQSPQLFKQLLMVAGFERYYQITKCFRDEDLRADRQPEFTQIDCETSFLNELEIRDLFENMARHIFKTVMNVDLPNPFPVMPYSEGMARFGSDKPDLRVNLEFTEITDLMKDVDFKVFSGPANQADGRVVALRIPGGAEISRSEIDDYTQFVAIYGAKGLAWIKVNSVSEGRNGLQSPIVKNLHDAAIDGILKRTNAKDGDIIFFGADKVKVVNDAIGNLRLRIGLSEWGKAHGLFTDAWKPLWVVDFPMFDYDDGEGRWVACHHPFTSPKDEHLQFLETDPGKCLAKAYDMVLNGSEIGGGSVRIHQEAVQSQVFRALNIGPEEAQAKFGFLLDALQYGAPPHGGIAFGLDRIVTMMTGSESIRDVIAFPKTQRAQCLLTQAPSPVDERQLRELHIRLRQATPAT, encoded by the coding sequence ATGTCGATGCGAAGCCATGCCTGCGGTCAGGTAACTGAAAAACTTATTGGTACAGAAGTCACATTGGCTGGCTGGGTTAATCGCCGCCGTGACCATGGCGGGGTTATCTTTATTGACTTGCGCGACCGCGAGGGTTTTGTGCAGGTAGTATGCGATCCCGATCGTGCCGATATGTTTGCCCTTGCTGAGCAAGTACGCAATGAATTTTGCATTCAGATTAAAGGCCTCGTGCGCGCCCGCCCAGCAGGGACTGAAAATGCCGATTTAGTGAGCGGCAAGGTCGAGATTTTGTGCCATGAGCTCGTGATCTTGAATGCATCGGTTACCCCGCCATTTCAATTGGATGATGAGAATCTCTCTGAAACTACGCGCCTTACGCATCGCGTCTTAGACTTGCGTCGCCCACAAATGCAAAAGAATTTGCGCCTGCGTTACAACGTGGCAATGGAAACCCGTCGCTACTTGGACGCTGCCGGATTTATCGACATCGAAACACCGATGTTGACGAAGAGCACGCCAGAGGGCGCGCGCGATTACTTGGTGCCATCACGCGTACATGATGGTCAGTTCTTTGCCTTGCCCCAGTCGCCGCAATTGTTTAAGCAGTTGTTGATGGTTGCGGGTTTTGAGCGTTACTACCAAATTACAAAATGCTTCCGTGACGAGGACTTACGTGCCGATCGCCAGCCTGAATTTACTCAGATCGATTGCGAAACCTCCTTCTTAAATGAACTTGAGATCCGCGATCTGTTTGAAAACATGGCACGTCATATTTTCAAAACAGTCATGAATGTGGATTTACCGAACCCATTCCCAGTCATGCCCTACTCGGAAGGTATGGCACGCTTTGGTTCCGATAAGCCAGATCTCCGCGTGAATCTCGAATTTACTGAGATAACCGATCTGATGAAGGATGTGGACTTTAAAGTGTTCTCTGGCCCAGCCAATCAAGCCGATGGCCGTGTCGTTGCCTTGCGCATTCCGGGCGGGGCGGAGATTAGCCGTAGTGAAATTGATGATTACACCCAGTTCGTCGCTATCTATGGCGCGAAGGGATTGGCGTGGATCAAGGTAAATTCGGTAAGCGAAGGCCGCAATGGCCTGCAGTCACCGATTGTTAAGAATCTGCACGATGCCGCAATCGATGGCATTTTGAAGCGCACGAATGCGAAAGATGGCGACATCATTTTCTTCGGCGCCGATAAGGTCAAGGTTGTAAATGATGCAATTGGTAATCTGCGTTTGCGTATTGGTTTGTCAGAATGGGGCAAAGCACACGGTCTCTTTACCGATGCATGGAAGCCATTGTGGGTAGTTGACTTCCCGATGTTTGATTACGATGACGGTGAAGGGCGCTGGGTTGCTTGCCATCACCCATTTACTAGCCCCAAAGACGAGCACTTGCAATTCTTAGAAACTGATCCGGGCAAGTGTTTGGCAAAAGCCTATGACATGGTCCTCAACGGCAGTGAGATTGGCGGCGGTTCAGTCCGGATCCACCAGGAGGCTGTGCAGAGCCAAGTCTTCCGCGCATTGAATATTGGCCCAGAAGAGGCGCAAGCCAAGTTTGGTTTCTTATTGGATGCCTTGCAATACGGCGCCCCTCCCCACGGCGGTATTGCTTTTGGTTTAGATCGCATTGTCACCATGATGACGGGCTCGGAATCGATTCGTGATGTGATTGCTTTCCCGAAAACTCAACGTGCGCAATGCCTCTTAACTCAGGCCCCAAGTCCGGTGGACGAGCGCCAGTTACGCGAGTTACATATTCGTTTGCGTCAAGCAACGCCAGCTACTTAG
- a CDS encoding DUF502 domain-containing protein yields MKKYFIAGILVWAPVAITVWVISWGLGVLDSIFGSVMMAIISVSPGEFSPDLKHFREIPAIGVLIVIGVIMVTGFVAIIFAGQWWLRVWDKLVNRIPIVRSIYSSVKQVSSTLFSGSGQAFRKALLIRYPHPNSWAIAFQTGTPAAEISSKVGDDYVNVFLPTTPNPTSGFFMIVPRSSVIELDMTVEEALKHIVSMGSVPPGVRTNASTLIKK; encoded by the coding sequence ATGAAAAAATACTTTATTGCAGGCATTCTGGTTTGGGCTCCGGTGGCGATCACGGTTTGGGTGATCTCTTGGGGTTTGGGCGTACTCGATAGCATCTTTGGTTCGGTCATGATGGCCATCATTTCCGTTTCGCCTGGTGAGTTCTCCCCCGACTTGAAGCATTTCCGTGAGATTCCAGCCATTGGCGTGCTGATTGTGATCGGCGTCATCATGGTCACCGGTTTTGTTGCAATTATTTTTGCAGGCCAGTGGTGGTTGCGTGTCTGGGATAAGCTGGTGAATCGCATTCCGATTGTGCGCTCCATCTATTCGAGCGTAAAACAAGTTTCGTCCACCTTGTTTTCGGGAAGCGGTCAGGCGTTTCGAAAAGCCTTATTAATTCGCTATCCCCATCCCAACTCCTGGGCAATCGCGTTTCAGACTGGTACACCCGCTGCAGAAATCAGCTCCAAAGTCGGCGACGATTACGTCAACGTATTTTTGCCTACAACCCCAAATCCCACATCGGGATTCTTCATGATTGTCCCCCGCTCTTCTGTCATTGAGCTGGACATGACAGTAGAAGAGGCGCTCAAGCACATTGTTTCAATGGGCTCTGTGCCACCAGGTGTTCGCACGAATGCCTCAACACTGATTAAAAAATAG
- the ubiB gene encoding ubiquinone biosynthesis regulatory protein kinase UbiB: MARFARLCFIFFTAWRFGLLPLLRDNLKPGIKRILLSIACFASPNSLPRGVRIRLTLEALGPIFVKFGQVLSTRRDLLPDDISDELAKLQDQVPPFSNAESRALIESALGKPIEEVFIQFDATPVASASVAQVHFGVLRGSSQRPEWQGREVAIKVLRPGILPVIEDDLALMHDLAKIVEKVSADGRRLKPREVVAEFDVYLHDELDLMREAANASQLRRYFIDSDKLMIPEMYWDLCHTSVIVMERMNGISIGRTDELRAAGVDFKKLAADGVEIFFTQVFQYGFFHADMHPGNILISLEPERFGRFISLDFGIVGALSETDKNYLAQNFLAFFNRNYRRVAELHIESGWVPADTRVEELEGAVRSVCEPYFDRPLKEISLGIVLMRLFQTSRRFNVEIQPQLTLLQKTLLNVEGLARQLDPDLDLWKTAKPILEKWISEQLGWRGLVEGLKTEAPNWAKILPTLPRLLAESLAQSTKAEQGAELLLLKTLLQEERQTRRLITGALLFAGGFIAGAILISLSIF; encoded by the coding sequence ATGGCTCGCTTTGCACGACTTTGCTTCATCTTTTTTACCGCATGGCGTTTTGGTTTGTTGCCCTTGCTACGCGACAACCTCAAGCCCGGCATAAAACGGATCTTACTTTCGATCGCTTGCTTTGCATCTCCGAATTCATTACCGCGGGGCGTACGGATACGACTAACACTAGAGGCGCTTGGCCCGATCTTTGTTAAGTTTGGCCAAGTCCTATCGACCCGCCGTGATTTATTGCCAGATGACATTTCGGATGAATTGGCTAAGTTACAAGATCAAGTACCACCGTTCTCCAATGCCGAGTCACGCGCTTTAATTGAATCAGCGCTGGGTAAGCCGATTGAAGAGGTATTTATTCAGTTTGATGCCACTCCCGTTGCCAGTGCTTCAGTAGCACAGGTCCACTTTGGGGTTTTGCGTGGCAGCTCGCAGCGCCCTGAATGGCAGGGGCGTGAAGTCGCAATCAAGGTCTTGCGTCCAGGCATCTTGCCGGTGATTGAAGATGACTTAGCATTGATGCACGACTTGGCAAAGATCGTTGAAAAGGTATCGGCCGATGGCCGGCGCTTAAAGCCGCGTGAGGTAGTTGCTGAGTTTGATGTCTACCTGCATGACGAATTGGATTTGATGCGCGAGGCGGCTAATGCTAGCCAGCTGCGTCGTTACTTTATTGATTCAGATAAGTTAATGATTCCGGAAATGTACTGGGATCTGTGCCATACCAGCGTGATTGTGATGGAGCGCATGAATGGAATCTCGATTGGCCGCACCGACGAATTGCGCGCGGCTGGAGTTGATTTCAAAAAATTAGCAGCCGATGGCGTTGAAATCTTTTTTACCCAAGTGTTTCAGTATGGCTTCTTTCATGCGGACATGCACCCAGGCAATATTTTGATCAGCCTAGAGCCAGAGCGATTCGGTCGATTTATTTCCTTGGATTTTGGCATTGTCGGCGCACTGAGTGAGACGGATAAAAATTACTTGGCGCAAAATTTCCTGGCTTTCTTTAATCGCAACTACCGCCGCGTTGCAGAGTTGCACATTGAATCTGGCTGGGTGCCTGCGGATACACGCGTAGAAGAATTAGAGGGTGCCGTACGATCTGTGTGTGAACCTTATTTTGATCGCCCCTTAAAAGAAATCTCCTTAGGCATTGTGCTGATGCGTTTGTTTCAGACCTCGCGGCGTTTTAACGTAGAGATCCAACCACAGCTGACGTTATTGCAAAAGACACTATTGAATGTCGAGGGTTTGGCGCGGCAACTGGACCCCGATCTCGATTTGTGGAAAACCGCCAAGCCGATCCTGGAAAAGTGGATCAGCGAGCAGCTGGGTTGGCGCGGCTTAGTTGAGGGCCTCAAAACAGAGGCACCCAATTGGGCCAAAATTCTGCCGACCTTGCCTCGCCTGCTGGCAGAGAGCTTGGCGCAGTCAACGAAAGCGGAACAAGGTGCTGAACTGCTTTTACTCAAAACCCTGCTCCAGGAAGAGCGCCAGACACGGCGCCTGATTACCGGGGCTTTGCTGTTTGCAGGCGGCTTTATTGCCGGCGCAATACTGATTTCCCTCAGTATTTTCTAG
- a CDS encoding ubiquinone biosynthesis accessory factor UbiJ → MNSVSTSARPITSAAICHGINHVLAGEPWASTELAKHAGKAIALEMPFGRFAVQINSNGLLEAVRHSDVPTQSDDGEVPPPVRTALVLTISSQALSTLLTSGGPIRENAFKSVTIAGDADLAQLLGRLAGQLRWEYEEDLSKIIGDAPAHFAVAQGKKIASAGKAAGRDLLENTVEYLSEEKKVLLNQRDFAIHKNQLMELRDSVERLDKRIALLQQRSK, encoded by the coding sequence ATGAATTCGGTATCAACATCCGCCCGGCCTATCACCAGCGCAGCCATCTGCCACGGCATTAATCATGTCTTGGCGGGTGAACCATGGGCGAGTACCGAGCTGGCAAAGCACGCCGGCAAAGCGATTGCCCTCGAAATGCCGTTTGGTCGATTTGCCGTACAAATTAACAGTAATGGCCTATTGGAGGCCGTGCGCCATTCGGATGTGCCGACTCAATCCGACGATGGGGAAGTTCCGCCTCCTGTCAGAACAGCCCTGGTGCTGACGATTTCAAGCCAAGCACTTTCCACCTTACTGACTAGCGGCGGCCCCATTCGGGAAAATGCATTTAAATCAGTCACGATTGCGGGCGATGCTGATTTGGCTCAGTTGTTGGGTCGCCTAGCCGGCCAGTTGCGCTGGGAATACGAAGAAGACCTTTCAAAAATCATTGGTGATGCGCCCGCCCATTTTGCTGTCGCCCAAGGAAAAAAAATAGCGAGTGCCGGGAAAGCAGCTGGCCGCGATCTACTTGAAAATACCGTTGAGTACCTCAGTGAAGAAAAGAAGGTCCTATTGAATCAGCGTGACTTTGCAATACACAAAAACCAACTCATGGAACTGCGCGATAGCGTCGAGCGTTTGGATAAGCGCATTGCATTGCTGCAGCAAAGGAGCAAATAA
- a CDS encoding Tim44 domain-containing protein, which translates to MNKNAIKAIVLTVALTFSSVGYVDAKRMGSGKNMGQSAPVQKQAQPAQAQKPAQQAQPAAPAAGNAAAAAPKRPGFGGMLGGLAAGLGIAYLLSHFGLGEAAASMFTGILIALAVGLLLFFIVKRFMPSMSGAGRASPAAAGNNGMQRTAYEHGNTRNEPGFVPVAASFGGAAAVIPEAAKSLPAGFDEYAFLDNAKHYFVKLQKAWDDGDLDSLREFATPEMFSNLTQDLNARAEASNQTDVVTLNAELLGVETGQDNYLASIQFTGMIREQAGAPAEPFTEIWNLSKPIHGSGGWVLAGIQQLV; encoded by the coding sequence ATGAATAAAAATGCAATCAAAGCCATCGTACTTACCGTCGCACTGACCTTTTCTTCGGTTGGCTACGTTGACGCAAAGCGCATGGGCAGCGGAAAAAATATGGGCCAATCAGCCCCAGTACAAAAACAGGCGCAGCCTGCGCAAGCGCAAAAGCCAGCGCAGCAAGCTCAGCCTGCGGCACCTGCAGCTGGTAATGCTGCAGCGGCAGCGCCCAAGCGCCCTGGATTCGGTGGCATGTTAGGTGGTTTAGCGGCTGGCCTTGGTATTGCTTATCTTCTTTCCCATTTTGGTTTGGGTGAGGCCGCCGCTTCGATGTTTACCGGAATTCTAATTGCCTTGGCAGTTGGCTTGCTCCTCTTCTTTATCGTGAAGCGCTTTATGCCATCGATGTCAGGTGCAGGGCGCGCAAGCCCAGCGGCCGCTGGTAATAATGGCATGCAACGCACGGCGTATGAGCACGGCAACACCCGCAATGAGCCTGGCTTTGTTCCTGTTGCTGCCTCCTTTGGTGGTGCAGCCGCAGTGATTCCTGAGGCGGCGAAATCCTTACCGGCTGGCTTTGATGAGTATGCGTTCTTGGACAATGCAAAGCACTACTTCGTTAAATTGCAAAAGGCCTGGGATGACGGTGATTTGGATTCCTTGCGTGAGTTTGCTACGCCCGAGATGTTTAGTAATCTGACGCAAGATCTGAACGCGCGTGCTGAAGCAAGCAACCAAACCGACGTGGTTACCCTCAATGCCGAGTTGCTGGGTGTTGAAACTGGTCAAGACAATTATTTAGCCAGCATTCAATTTACCGGCATGATTCGGGAGCAGGCAGGCGCTCCAGCTGAGCCATTTACCGAAATTTGGAACTTGAGCAAGCCAATTCATGGTTCTGGTGGCTGGGTTCTAGCCGGGATTCAGCAGTTGGTTTAA